CCAGCACGCCCGGCAGCGGCGGGTACGGGTTCTCGTTGCTGGACAGCTTGTACGTCGGGCGGCCGTCGGTGCGCTCCGGCGGACGGCCCGGCTTGTACGCCGCGACGTCGTCCAGGCAGGGGCGGAAGCGGACCTCATCCTGTGCGGTCATGACCGCAGGCTAAGTGCTTCACCGGCCCGGGCAGAAGAGCTAACGCGGCGACTGTACAAACTGTCCAGCCAATCGGGATCAGTCCGGCAGAATGACCTCTCCACCGGCGACACCGATCCCGGAAAGGTCGAAATCTAGCGGGTTCGTCATGCACCGCGCCGAGCCGCCGCCCTTGTGGAACTCGGACAGGTCGAGCACGACGACGCGCAGCCCCAGGCCGGTCAGGATCTCCCGCAGCCGCGGCGAGCAGTCCGGCATCAGGATCGTCTCGCCGACCACGACGGAGTTGCCGCTGAACGCGAACGCCTCCTCGTCGGTGAGCACGATCGGCTCCGGCACGATCTGCTCCAGCCGGCCCCGGCTGGCCGCGCCGAAGGCCGGCGGGTAGACCATCGCGTGGGTGCTGTCGACCGGGCAGAACGGCAGGTCCAGGTGGTACATGCCCTCGTGCGCGATCCGCAGGCCGCGAACCCGGATGTTCCACTCGGTCGCCAGGTGCTTGAGCGCCAGTGCCTCGGAGCGGTGCCCGTAACCGACGACCAGGGCGTCGCCGAAGACGAACGCGTCACCGGACTCGAAGTGCGGGCCGACGCCGTCGGTGCCGGTTCGGCCGAGGGTGAACCCGTTGGTGGTGAACCAGTCGGCCGCGGAGAGGGATTCCTTGCGACGGGGCTCGAAGCGCATGTGCGAGAGCATTGCGCGGCCGTCGGCGGTGGCAAGGCCGACGTTCATGGCGTAGACCATGTCGGGTGAGTCCGGGCGTTGGTCGAGGACCTCGACGGTGCCGCCGGCGTCGACGATCGCCTGACGCAGCGACTCCCACTGCTTGGTCGCCAGCTTCGGATCGGGTTGGTCCTGGGTCGACATGTACGGGTTGATCACGTAGTCGATGCGGTAGTGGTCCGGACGGACCATCAGGTTACGGCGACCCCACCCCAGCGGCTGACCCATGGACGCACCTCTTCGCACTCTGATCCGTGATCGACGGATTCTCTGATTGTCCGACAATCAGTCAG
The Kribbella italica DNA segment above includes these coding regions:
- a CDS encoding dimethylarginine dimethylaminohydrolase family protein, yielding MGQPLGWGRRNLMVRPDHYRIDYVINPYMSTQDQPDPKLATKQWESLRQAIVDAGGTVEVLDQRPDSPDMVYAMNVGLATADGRAMLSHMRFEPRRKESLSAADWFTTNGFTLGRTGTDGVGPHFESGDAFVFGDALVVGYGHRSEALALKHLATEWNIRVRGLRIAHEGMYHLDLPFCPVDSTHAMVYPPAFGAASRGRLEQIVPEPIVLTDEEAFAFSGNSVVVGETILMPDCSPRLREILTGLGLRVVVLDLSEFHKGGGSARCMTNPLDFDLSGIGVAGGEVILPD